From a region of the Fusobacterium sp. FSA-380-WT-3A genome:
- a CDS encoding SUKH-3 domain-containing protein — protein MGKVYKLNSEKSLAHQVLKYAGWYEGRKVDIEKIIEYYQENNYILNDFAKKFLQEFSGIKEDWFFKYIGKNGEVRIGGNDFSFSIPYDLPFEEQDKEYELKQIPEEVRDKVIPIVETGWHIGGTLWIDDRGKFYHTLYYRNDCMEQYDSIFDYLEYNFRHYLGNEIYVTFENQRDLEKN, from the coding sequence ATGGGAAAAGTCTATAAACTTAATAGTGAAAAATCTTTAGCTCATCAGGTTTTAAAATATGCTGGTTGGTATGAAGGAAGAAAAGTAGATATAGAAAAAATAATAGAGTATTATCAAGAGAATAATTATATTCTAAATGATTTTGCTAAAAAATTTTTACAAGAATTTTCAGGGATAAAAGAAGATTGGTTTTTTAAATACATAGGTAAAAATGGAGAAGTACGAATAGGGGGAAATGATTTTAGCTTTTCCATTCCTTATGATTTACCTTTTGAAGAACAAGATAAAGAATATGAATTAAAACAAATTCCAGAAGAGGTAAGAGATAAAGTAATTCCAATAGTTGAAACAGGTTGGCATATTGGTGGCACTTTATGGATAGATGATAGAGGAAAATTTTATCATACTCTTTATTATAGAAATGATTGTATGGAACAGTATGATTCTATCTTTGATTACTTAGAATATAATTTTAGGCATTATTTAGGAAATGAAATTTATGTAACTTTTGAAAATCAAAGAGATTTAGAGAAAAATTAA